Below is a genomic region from Tumebacillus amylolyticus.
ACTCGCAGATAGCCGACCATCGGGCCGTGTTGGTCGAGAGTGGGATGCGTGAGGCAGACGATCGGGAAAGTCCCGACTTTGTCTGGCGTGAACTTGACGGTTGTGACTTTGCCTTTTTGCACATCGCCTTTGACGCCGAGCCCTTGGATTTCGAAGGGGTGGGCTTTGCCTTTGACTCCGTAGAAATGCAGGGTGACCGGCTTGCCCTTCTGCACGACGAGGAATCCGGGGTCCCAGCGGTAGACTTCCATCTCCGGCACTCCGTCCTTCGCCGGGGATTTGATCTCGTTCGTGACGATCCAATACTCTTGCTGGGCCACAGGCTTTTTATCCGCGATATGGGCGGTGTTTGTGTAGGTGTGGGTCTCCGCTCGTACATAGTCCGGCG
It encodes:
- a CDS encoding cupredoxin domain-containing protein produces the protein MNYTRCRKWLLGTTVALFAAALTAPDYVRAETHTYTNTAHIADKKPVAQQEYWIVTNEIKSPAKDGVPEMEVYRWDPGFLVVQKGKPVTLHFYGVKGKAHPFEIQGLGVKGDVQKGKVTTVKFTPDKVGTFPIVCLTHPTLDQHGPMVGYLRVEE